ACCGGTGCGGGTCGTTCTCCAGCGCCGCGCTGTTCCCCAGTGCTGTGCCGGAAACACCATTTTGTCGCTCGATCAGGTGAGTCACTGTCCAGTTTCGGCTTGCTTGTGAGCCGTCAGCGGCGAGGTCGTGGACACTGGCCGCGACGGCCCGGTTACGAACGACCACCAATGCGCGAAACCCGGTAATCGTTTTCCGTTGCCCGGAGCACCGCTCCGGAAGACGGTGACCGCTACAGGGAGCTTTGAATGCGACGACGCTTGTGGCCCAACCTTCCGGCGGTGCTGTTCGTGGCTCTCGCGTTCTGGGTGGTGCTGCCCACGACCACGGTTGCCACCGAGCAACCACCTCCCGAACTGAACACGGCATCGGCCGCACCGATCGTCGGAGGGAAACCCGCCGACATCGAGCAGTACCCCTGGGTGGTCTATCTGATGGATTCCCAGGGAAAGCAGTTCTGCGGCGGGGCGCTGGTCGCCTCGAACAAGGTGGTGACCGCGGCGCACTGTGTGATCGATCGTCGAGCCTCCGACGTCCGCGTGGTGGCCGGGCGTGCCGACAAGAGCAGTCAGCGGGGTCAGGTCCTGGGGGTGGCCGACTTCTGGGTGCATCCCGACTACAGCGCTCCCTATCGAGGGGCAGACGTGGCGGTGCTGACACTTCGTGAATCCACATCACGTTCGGTGGTGGAACTGGCCGATCCGAGCGACGAGCTCTACGGCGACAACACCGAGGCGACCGTGCTGGGATGGGGCGCCCGCTCCGAAGGAGGCCAGAACTCGGAGATCCTGCGCCGGGCGACGGTTCCGGTGGTCGGCGACGCCGAGTGCGCCGAGATCTACGACCGCCAGTTCGTACCGAAGGCGATGGTGTGCGCGGGATATCCCGATGGGGAAGTGGACGCTTGCCAGGGCGATTCCGGAGGTCCGCTGGTCGTGGGGGACAAGATCATCGGCATCGTTTCTTGGGGCGTGGGATGCGCGCGTCCGGGAAAGCCGGGGGTCTATACCGAGGTGGCGGCCTATGCCGATCGGATACGGGCCCGGCTCTGAGTCGAACCGGGCCCGGCAGCGGGCCGATGGTCACGGTTACCCGGGGTTTCTCCGGCAGCGGTTGTTGCCCGTGTGGGTACTCGTGCCGGAGCGGTCAACCGGCGACCAGTCCCACGGAGAGCCCGAGGAACGCCGCCGCGCTGACCACGTCGAGTGAGTTGCGGATGCTCGGCTTCCGCAGTCGGCCCGCTACCCGGGAGGCGCCGAGTACGATCGCCAGCTCCCATACGGCGGCCAGTGCCAGGAAAACGAGCCCGAGCATTGTCAGCTGCAGGGCAGGACTGGTCGCGGATCCCACGAACTGCGGCAGAAAGGCCAGGCTGAACAGCAGCATCTTGGGATTGGTGATGTTGCTGAGCAGACCACGCAGGTACGGATTGGCATCCGGCGTGGCCGGGGCGTCACCGAGAACGTCGGCGCTGTCGCCGTGCCGGGAGCGCCAGAGTCCGCGCAGGATGGTCACTGCCAGATAGATCAGATAAGCCGCTCCCACCCACTTCAGCACCGAGAGCACTTCCGGTCTGCTGGTGACGAGTGCTCCCAGGCCCGAGATCACCAGGGCCACCTGAACCAGGCTCGCGGTGTGGATGCCCGCCAGGGTGTACAGCCCCGGGCGTGTCCCGAACCTCATCGATGTGCGAAGCAACAGGAACGTGTCCACGCCGGGGGTGAGTATCACCGCCGTGCTGATGAGTACGAAGCCCGGCAGGGTTCCCGGATCCAGCAGCATGCCGTTCCTTTCCGTACGCGACCGTGGCCGATTCGGGTCGTCGACACACGTTTCACCGACAAGAGGTCACTTGTGGGCGACAGGCTTCACACGTTCGGGGGTAGATCGTGGAGCCCGTCTCGTTGCTTGCCGGACCACCCAGTTGGCATTTCAGGATTAATGCCGCGCAAAGTCCGATCGGGAAGCAACTTTTTCGACTGAATCCGAGTATAACGAAAAAAATTACGCCGCAGCTGTGAGTTGTCCCTCCTGTGTTCGGTGCAACACCAGCGGATACGTTCCGTCGTGGATTCGACACACTCGGGCAGAACTGGAGGCCACTGTTGCGTGTTCACGGCGGCCCTTCCCGCAGGGGAGCCAACCGACCGTTGCGACGTCGGCTTCGAGTGCTCGTGTGCTGCCTGGTTCCGTTGCTGTGGAGCGTGCAAACCACCGCAGTGGTTCAGGCGGAGTCGATGACCGGTCGCGGTGACGTGCGGGCCAGAATCGTCGGCGGTACCGCGACCGCCCCGGAAGCCGCGCCCTGGGCCGTCGCGCTCACCGACTCCTCGGGGGCTCACTTCTGCGGGGGTGCGCTGGTTTCCGCTCGCGAGGTCGTCACCGCGGCGCACTGCACGCTCGATCCGACGACCGGTGCGGCCAGGAGTGCCACCGACATCCGGGTCGTGCTCGACCGTAGCGATCTCCGAACCCGGCAGGGTGAGGTGATCGCGGTCGAACGTGTCTGGCGGCACTCGCGGTACGAGCACTTCACCCGTGGTGACGACGTCGCCGTGCTGACCCTCCGGAACGGGGTGTCCGCGCCACCGTTGAAACTGGTGGACGCCGGAGAGCGGGAGCGGTACCGGCCGGGGACCACCGGCACCGTTTACGGCTGGGGGCGCACCGCCGAGTCGGAACCGACGTCCCAGGTGCTGCGTTCGGTGCGGGTCCCTGTGATGTCTGACGTCCGGTGTTCCCGGGCGTATCCGGGTTTCGAACGCGAGTCGATGTTCTGTGCGGGGTACCCCGACGGAGGCAAGGACGCGTGCGGCGGTGACTCCGGAGGGCCGTTCGTGGTCGACGGCAGACTCGTCGGCCTGGTCTCCTACGGAAGCGGCTGTGCCCGCCCCGGCTTTCCGGGGGTCTACACGCGACTCTCCTCCTACGCGGCGAGGATCCGCGACATCGCGGTGAATCCCGTCCGGTGAGTTCGCCCGCTGACGCGGAGCGGCCCGCTCCGGGAAAACCCGTCACGGCCACTCCGCCGCGGTGAACGCGGGCACGTGCCCCCGGAGAGGCGCCCGCCGCCGGCGTGATCGCCCCGGAGCGCGGCCCCACGTCCGGTCACGCGGATACCGAGGTCACGTTACCGATGGATTCACGTCGATTCGATCTCGGCCAGCAGTTGTTCGCGTCGACTGTCCCGGAGGAACGACGCCTCGACGGAGTTGCGCGCGAACTCGCGCAGTGCGGCCTCGCCGAAACCGAGCTCCCGCTCGATCGCCCGGAAGTTGTCACCCACGTACCCACCGAAGTAACTCGGGTCGTCCGAGTTGATCGTGGCAATCACACCGGCGTCGACCAGCCGGGGCAAGGGGTGTTCCCGCAGGTTCGCCACGCCGCGCAGCCTTACGTTCGAGAGCGGGCACACCGTCAACGGGACACGGTCCCGCGCCAGCCTGCTGACCAGCTCGGAGTCGTCGAGAGCCCGAACGCCGTGGTCGACCCGCTCGACCCCCAACACGTCCAGCGCCTGCCAGACGTACTCCGCGGGTCCCTCCTCGCCCGCGTGGGCCACCAGCCGGAGTCCCGCCTGCCGGGCCCGGGAGAACACTGTCGCGAAGTCTCCCGGCGGATGCCCCAGCTCCGCGGAGTCGAGGCCGATGCCGATTATGCGCTGCCGGTGCTCCAACAGTTCGTCCAGCATCCGAGACGCCTCCTCGCTGCCCCGGTCGCGCAGGAAGCACGCGATCAGCTCGGTGCTGATCCCGAAGCGGCGCTCGCTGCTCGACAACGATGCCTCCAGCCCGTCGAGCACCGTCTCCAGCGCCACCCCTCGGGTGGTGTGTGCCTGTGGGTCGAAGAAGATCTCGGCGTGGCGCACCCCCTGTTCCGTCGCCCTGGCGAGATAGCCATCGGCCAGTTCGGTGAAGTCCGCCGCGCTGCGCAGCACGTTCATCCCGGTGTAGTACAGATCCAGAAACGACTGCAGGTCACCGAACTCGTACTTCCCGCGCAGCTCCTCGACTCCCGCGTACGGCAGCGTGATGCCGTTGCGCTCGGCGAGAGCGAACGTCAGTTCCGGCTCCAGCGCGCCCTCGATGTGGATGTGCAGCTCGGTCTTGGGCACTCGTAGTGCCGTCGAGGTTCCCGTGCTCAACGTTTCGTCCCTTCCTGTGGCCGCGAACCGAAGCAAGTAAACGTAACTGTTCCGCCCCGCTCCGCGTGGAGCCCTCCGTCGAGACGTGGCATGGCCGACTCCGCACGCCACGACAGCTCGGGATCACGCGACGGTGTGATAGGTACTGGAGGGTGAACCCGCATCCCCTCGCCACCGCGGTGCAGCGCGCCTACACGGCCGATCTCGCCCCGGAGGATTTCTATCGTATGCTGCGGCTGCGCGTGGACGTCTTCGTCGTCGAGCAGCACTGTCCCTATCCGGAACTCGACGGTCGTGACCTCGAAGGGGCGACCCGCCACTTCTGGATCGACTCCGCCGATTCCGGCGTGCTCGGATACCTGCGACTGCTCGAGGAACCCGACGGCTCCTTCCGGATCGGACGGGTGTGCACCGCCCCCTCCGGCCGGGGAATGGGTCTCGGCAAGAAACTGATGCGTGCCGCTGTCGCCGAGGTCCGCAAGTCGTACGCGGTGCTTTCCTCCCAGACCTACGCGGTGGGGTTCTACCGGTCGTTCGGGTTCGTCGAGTACGGCGAGCCCTACGAGGAGGACGGGATACCGCACATCGACATGCATCGGGACCCGACAGTGACGGGAGTAACGCGATAGGGCACGACGTTTGGTGCCCGAACGGGCTTCTGCGAGGATGCGACGTGGTCCAAGCGAGCAACGGTCAGGAAGCCGGTGTGAATCCGGCACGGCCGGCGCCACTGTGACCGGGGAGCGGTTCTCCCACGAATGGCCACCGGGAATCACCCGGGAAGGCCGGAGAAGCGCGTCGATCCGGGAGTCAGGACACTGCCGTTGCTGCGTTCCGCAACCAGGGGCGTCCGAGACCCTAGGAAGGAATACCAGCGATGACCGCTGCCACATCGGCACAGTCCACCGTGCGCTACCCGTTCTCCGCGGTTGTCGGGCACGACGAGCTGCGACTGGGGTTGCTGCTCAACGCGGTGTACCCGCGTATCGGCGGGGTGCTGGTGCGGGGCGAGAAGGGCACCGCGAAGTCGACCATCGTGCGTGCGCTCGCTGCCCTGTTGCCCGCTCTCGACGTCGTCGAGAACTGCCGCTTCGGTTGTGATCCCGCCGAGCCGGACACGGACTGCCCCGACGGGCCGCACGACGAGGCGACGGCCGGTGCTCGTCGTCCCGCCCGGCTCGTGGAACTCCCGGTGGGGGCTTCCGAGGACCGCCTGGTCGGATCGCTGGACGTCGAACGCGCGTTGACCGAGGGAGTCCGCGCCTACCAGCCCGGGCTGCTCGCCGCGGCCAACCGCGGGGTGCTCTACGTCGACGAGGTCAACCTGCTGCACGATCACCTCGTCGATCTGTTGCTCGATGCCGCCGCCATGGGCCGCTCCCACGTCGAGCGTGAGGGGGTCTCGCTGTCGCACGCGGCGTCGTTCCTGCTGGTCGGCACCATGAACCCGGAAGAGGGTGAGCTGCGTCCCCAGCTGTTGGACCGCTTCGGGCTGACCGTGCAGGTGGCCGCCTCGCGCGAGGTGGACACGCGTACCGAGGTGGTACGTCGTCGACTGCACTTCGAGGCCGACCCCGTCGGGTTCGCGAAGGAATGGGCGGAGGAGGACGCCGAGCTCGCGCGACGCATCGCCGATGCCCGCTCCCGGGTCGAGTCCGTCCAGCTGCCGGACTCCGAGGTTCGCCGGATCGCGTCGGTGTGTGCCTCGTTCGAGGTGGACGGTATGCGCGCCGATCTGGTGCTGGCGCGTGCCGCGGTCGCGCACGCGGCCTGGCGGGGAGTGAACGCCGTCGCCGCGGCGGATGTGGAAGCCGCGGCGAGGCTGGCGCTACCGCACCGCCGACGGCGCGATCCGTTCGACGAGCCGGGGATGGACGAGCAGCAGTTGCGGCAGGCCCTGGACGATGCCGAACAGGACGCCGAAAGGCAGGAGGCCTCGGCGGACTCGGTCACGTCCGATTCGGACGGTGCTTCCGAGTCGAACGATTCCGAGCACGGCCCCGGTGGCGGCCCTGACGAAGGCTCCGGTGACGGCCCCGACGACCCCGGTGCCGGCCCCGACGACGAGGACGGTTCCGGGGGTGGCGGCACCGGCGCTCCGGACGGTCCCGAGGGACCCGACAACACCCCCTCGGGAGGGGCCGAGGGGAGGCCGCCTTCCGACGAGGATGCCGCCGGTAACACTGCCAACGGTTCGGACGGGAACGGTTCCGACGGCTCCGGTGAAGCCCCACGAGAGCGGACTTCCGAGGCGTCGGACACCACGTTCCGGGCTCGGTTGCTGGAGATTCCCGGCCTCGGCGAAGGTGCGCCGGGACGGCGTTCGCGGTCGCGTTCCCGTACCGGCCAGGTCGTGCGCTCGTCCGCGGTGGACGGTCACGGTGTTCACCTGCCCGCCACGTTGGCCGCCGCGGCGCCACACCAGCGTTCCCGGGGACGTTCCGGACCCGGCCTGCGGCTGCACGCCACCGATCTGCGCCACTCCGTACGCGAAGGACGCGAGGGCAATCTGGTGCTCTTCGCCGTGGACGCCTCGGGGTCGATGGCTGCCAGGGAGCGGATGTCCGCCGTCAGCGGCGCGGTCATCGCACTGCTTCGCGACGCCTACCAACGCAGGGACAAGGTGGGAGTGGTGACCTTCAGGGGGGCGGACGGCGAGATCGCGCTGCCACCGACCTCGTCGGTGGACACCGCTGCCACTCGCATGCGCAGGCTGCCGACCGGCGGCAAGACGCCGCTGGCGGGTGGGCTGCTCACGGCTCGCAAGGTGATCCGTACCGAGCGGATGCGTGATCCGCAGCGTCGCCCCCTGCTGGTCGTGCTCACCGACGGTAAGGCCACTGTGGGCGTCGACGCCGCGGGCAACGCCGCCACGCGTAGCCGTCGCGCCGTGGACGACGCGATGCGTTCGGCCGCGTTGCTCGACGAGATGGGCGTGGCCTCCGTGGTGGTGGACTGCGAGAACGGGCCGGTGCGTCTCGGCATGGCCGATCGACTGGCGCACGTGCTCGGAGCGCCCAACCTGCGGTTGGAGGAGCTCTCCGCGGACAACGTCGCCGGAGTCGTGCGCGCCGCACGGGAAGCCGGTGCGGTGCTCGCGTGACTCCGTTCCGTCGGGAGCGCACCGTCGTGCACGGTGTGGAGGCGATTGCTGATACAATGCGTGGTGTCCACCTGACCCCCAGGGGTGGACCAAAGCGCCCTCGCGCTCCCGGCACCCCCAGGCCGGTTGAGTGCGAGGGCGTTCTCTCGGTGTCCGTGGACGAGGCGCGGTCCGTGGATGAGGCGCGTTACCCGCCACCCGATGACGAGACCGGTGTCCGCTCGTGGTTCGGCCGCCCCGAACCCTCCGCACGCGACCGTGGTACCCACTTCACACCCTCCCGCTGTCCACGCCCCCCGATCGGTTCGTGGGAGCGAACGACCGTACTCGCTTGGAGATCCTGCTATGCCACAGGGACAACCGAACTCCGTACCGAACGACGGGTTGACCACCAGGCAGCGTCGCAACCGTCCCCTGCTCGCGGTGCACACCGGTGACATGAAGGGCAAGTCCACCTCCGCGTTCGGAATGGCGTTGCGCGGCTGGAACCAGGGCTGGTCCATCGGGGTTTTCCAGTTCGTCAAGTCGGCCAAGTGGCGGGTGGGCGAGGAGTCGGCCTTCCGGGCGCTCGGCAGGCTGCACGAGGAGACCGGCGAAGGCGGTCCGGTCGAGTGGCACAAGATGGGTGAGGGTTGGTCCTGGACCCGCAAACGCTCCACGGAGCAGGACCACGCCGAGGCCGCGCTGGAGGGGTGGCACGAGATCGCCCGCCGGATCGAGCAGAGCAGGCACGACCTCTACGTGCTCGACGAGTTCACCTACCCGCTGCACTGGGGATGGGTCGACGTGGCGGAAGTGGTGGAAACCCTGCGGCAGCGCCCGGGATTCCAGCACGTGGTGATCACCGGCAGGCGTGCTCCGCAGCAGTTGCTCGACGCCGCCGATCTGGCACTGGAGACCGGCAAGCTCAAACACCCGATGGATGCCGGCCAGAAGGGGCAGAAGGGGATCGAGTGGTGAGCCGGTCGGTTTCGGCCACGGTGACCGGTGCCGCTCGTCCGCGCGTCGTGGTCGCGGCTCCGGGCTCCGGACACGGCAAGACCACCGTCGCGACCGGACTGCTCGCGGCGCTGCGTGAGCGACTCGGAAAGGTGGCGGGCTTCAAGGTGGGGCCCGACTACATCGATCCCGGGTATCACGCCGTGGCCACCGGTGCACCGGGTCGTAATCTCGACCCCGTCCTGGTCGGGGAGAGTCGTGTCGCCCCGTTGTTCGCCCACGGTGCCGAGGGGGCGGACCTCTCCGTCGTCGAAGGTGTCATGGGGCTGTTCGACGGCAGGCTCGGTTCCGTGGACGAAGTGCCGCCCTACGGTTCGACGGCTCACGTCGCCTCCTTGCTGGACGCTCCGGTCGTGCTCGTGGTGGACGCCAAGGGGCAGAGCCAGAGCGTGGCCGCGTTGTTGCACGGTTTCCGTGCTTTCCAACCGGGACTGCGGCTGGGAGGTGTGATCTTCAACAGGGTCGGTTCGGCTCGGCACGAGGGGATTCTGCGGGAGGCCGCGCGCTCCGTGGGGATCAACGTGCTCGGTGTCCTCGCCCGTGCCGACGAGCTGCACGTGCCCTCGCGCCACCTCGGCCTCGTCACCGCAGCCGAGCACGGCGAACGGGCCGATGACGCCGTCGCCGGCATGGCGCGGATCGTCACCTCGGGGGTCGATCTCGACGCGGTGGCCGCACTCGCCGCTTCGGCTTCCGGAATGTCCGTCGAGCCGTGGCGCCCCGAAACCGCGATCGGTGACAGCGAGCTGACGGCGGGGTCGCCTCGGGTGGCGGTGGCGGGTGGATCGGCGTTCACCTTCGGCTACACCGAACACGTCGAACTGCTGCGAGCCGCGGGTGCGGAGGTCACCGTGGTCGATCCGCTGCGGGACGAGCGATTGCCAGCGGGCACCAGCGGATTGATTCTGCCCGGTGGGTTCCCGGAGCAGTACGTCGCGGACCTGTCCGCGAACGAGGGACTGCGTCACGACATCGCGAGCCGTGTCGCCGACGGCCTGCCGGTGCACGCCGAATGCGCGGGCCTGCTGTACCTGGCGCGGAGTCTGGACGGATATCCGCTGTGCGGGGTGTTGGACGTCGACGCGCGGATGTCCCCTCGGCTCACGCTCGGCTACCGGGAGGCGGTGGCGGCGAGTGACTCGGTGCTGTTCCACGAGGGCAGCCGGGTCTCCGGGCACGAGTTCCACCGCACCGTGCTCACCCGGACGGCCGGGGAAAACCCGGCTTGGTTCTGGCGCGACGACGGTGTGGTTACCGAGGGGTTCGTGCGCGACAGGCTGCACGCTTCCTACCTCCACACTCACCCGGTCGCGATACCCGGGGCGATCGCGCGGTTCGTGCGGGAGTGCTCCCGCTGACGGCACGCTCGGTGAAACCGGTCCCGAACGGCACCACGGTCGCCGATCGGGCGTGATTCTCCGCTCCGCGGTTGTCGTTCGAGTGAGTACGTGACGGGGAAACCCCGGCGGATCGACTTCGAGTTCCTTCCCCTACCC
This portion of the Actinopolyspora lacussalsi genome encodes:
- a CDS encoding secreted trypsin-like serine protease (product_source=COG5640; cath_funfam=2.40.10.10; cog=COG5640; pfam=PF00089; smart=SM00020; superfamily=50494; transmembrane_helix_parts=Inside_1_4,TMhelix_5_27,Outside_28_267), which translates into the protein MRRRLWPNLPAVLFVALAFWVVLPTTTVATEQPPPELNTASAAPIVGGKPADIEQYPWVVYLMDSQGKQFCGGALVASNKVVTAAHCVIDRRASDVRVVAGRADKSSQRGQVLGVADFWVHPDYSAPYRGADVAVLTLRESTSRSVVELADPSDELYGDNTEATVLGWGARSEGGQNSEILRRATVPVVGDAECAEIYDRQFVPKAMVCAGYPDGEVDACQGDSGGPLVVGDKIIGIVSWGVGCARPGKPGVYTEVAAYADRIRARL
- a CDS encoding hypothetical protein (product_source=Hypo-rule applied), yielding MPIGYGPGSESNRARQRADGHGYPGFLRQRLLPVWVLVPERSTGDQSHGEPEERRRADHVE
- a CDS encoding threonine/homoserine/homoserine lactone efflux protein (product_source=COG1280; cog=COG1280; pfam=PF01810; superfamily=161111; transmembrane_helix_parts=Outside_1_9,TMhelix_10_32,Inside_33_44,TMhelix_45_67,Outside_68_79,TMhelix_80_97,Inside_98_122,TMhelix_123_145,Outside_146_154,TMhelix_155_177,Inside_178_211); the encoded protein is MLLDPGTLPGFVLISTAVILTPGVDTFLLLRTSMRFGTRPGLYTLAGIHTASLVQVALVISGLGALVTSRPEVLSVLKWVGAAYLIYLAVTILRGLWRSRHGDSADVLGDAPATPDANPYLRGLLSNITNPKMLLFSLAFLPQFVGSATSPALQLTMLGLVFLALAAVWELAIVLGASRVAGRLRKPSIRNSLDVVSAAAFLGLSVGLVAG
- a CDS encoding secreted trypsin-like serine protease (product_source=COG5640; cath_funfam=2.40.10.10; cog=COG5640; pfam=PF00089; smart=SM00020; superfamily=50494) — its product is MQTTAVVQAESMTGRGDVRARIVGGTATAPEAAPWAVALTDSSGAHFCGGALVSAREVVTAAHCTLDPTTGAARSATDIRVVLDRSDLRTRQGEVIAVERVWRHSRYEHFTRGDDVAVLTLRNGVSAPPLKLVDAGERERYRPGTTGTVYGWGRTAESEPTSQVLRSVRVPVMSDVRCSRAYPGFERESMFCAGYPDGGKDACGGDSGGPFVVDGRLVGLVSYGSGCARPGFPGVYTRLSSYAARIRDIAVNPVR
- a CDS encoding adenosine deaminase (product_source=KO:K01488; cath_funfam=3.20.20.140; cog=COG1816; ko=KO:K01488; pfam=PF00962; superfamily=51556; tigrfam=TIGR01430) — encoded protein: MSTGTSTALRVPKTELHIHIEGALEPELTFALAERNGITLPYAGVEELRGKYEFGDLQSFLDLYYTGMNVLRSAADFTELADGYLARATEQGVRHAEIFFDPQAHTTRGVALETVLDGLEASLSSSERRFGISTELIACFLRDRGSEEASRMLDELLEHRQRIIGIGLDSAELGHPPGDFATVFSRARQAGLRLVAHAGEEGPAEYVWQALDVLGVERVDHGVRALDDSELVSRLARDRVPLTVCPLSNVRLRGVANLREHPLPRLVDAGVIATINSDDPSYFGGYVGDNFRAIERELGFGEAALREFARNSVEASFLRDSRREQLLAEIEST
- a CDS encoding ElaA protein (product_source=KO:K02348; cog=COG2153; ko=KO:K02348; pfam=PF13673; superfamily=55729), which produces MNPHPLATAVQRAYTADLAPEDFYRMLRLRVDVFVVEQHCPYPELDGRDLEGATRHFWIDSADSGVLGYLRLLEEPDGSFRIGRVCTAPSGRGMGLGKKLMRAAVAEVRKSYAVLSSQTYAVGFYRSFGFVEYGEPYEEDGIPHIDMHRDPTVTGVTR
- a CDS encoding magnesium chelatase subunit D (product_source=KO:K03404; cath_funfam=1.10.8.80,3.40.50.300,3.40.50.410; cog=COG1239,COG1240; ko=KO:K03404; pfam=PF01078,PF13519; smart=SM00327,SM00382; superfamily=52540,53300; tigrfam=TIGR02442) produces the protein MTAATSAQSTVRYPFSAVVGHDELRLGLLLNAVYPRIGGVLVRGEKGTAKSTIVRALAALLPALDVVENCRFGCDPAEPDTDCPDGPHDEATAGARRPARLVELPVGASEDRLVGSLDVERALTEGVRAYQPGLLAAANRGVLYVDEVNLLHDHLVDLLLDAAAMGRSHVEREGVSLSHAASFLLVGTMNPEEGELRPQLLDRFGLTVQVAASREVDTRTEVVRRRLHFEADPVGFAKEWAEEDAELARRIADARSRVESVQLPDSEVRRIASVCASFEVDGMRADLVLARAAVAHAAWRGVNAVAAADVEAAARLALPHRRRRDPFDEPGMDEQQLRQALDDAEQDAERQEASADSVTSDSDGASESNDSEHGPGGGPDEGSGDGPDDPGAGPDDEDGSGGGGTGAPDGPEGPDNTPSGGAEGRPPSDEDAAGNTANGSDGNGSDGSGEAPRERTSEASDTTFRARLLEIPGLGEGAPGRRSRSRSRTGQVVRSSAVDGHGVHLPATLAAAAPHQRSRGRSGPGLRLHATDLRHSVREGREGNLVLFAVDASGSMAARERMSAVSGAVIALLRDAYQRRDKVGVVTFRGADGEIALPPTSSVDTAATRMRRLPTGGKTPLAGGLLTARKVIRTERMRDPQRRPLLVVLTDGKATVGVDAAGNAATRSRRAVDDAMRSAALLDEMGVASVVVDCENGPVRLGMADRLAHVLGAPNLRLEELSADNVAGVVRAAREAGAVLA
- a CDS encoding cob(I)alamin adenosyltransferase (product_source=KO:K19221; cath_funfam=3.40.50.300; cog=COG2109; ko=KO:K19221; pfam=PF02572; superfamily=52540; tigrfam=TIGR00708); the encoded protein is MPQGQPNSVPNDGLTTRQRRNRPLLAVHTGDMKGKSTSAFGMALRGWNQGWSIGVFQFVKSAKWRVGEESAFRALGRLHEETGEGGPVEWHKMGEGWSWTRKRSTEQDHAEAALEGWHEIARRIEQSRHDLYVLDEFTYPLHWGWVDVAEVVETLRQRPGFQHVVITGRRAPQQLLDAADLALETGKLKHPMDAGQKGQKGIEW
- a CDS encoding cobyrinic acid a,c-diamide synthase (product_source=KO:K02224; cath_funfam=3.40.50.300,3.40.50.880; cog=COG1797; ko=KO:K02224; pfam=PF01656,PF07685; superfamily=52317,52540; tigrfam=TIGR00379), whose protein sequence is MSRSVSATVTGAARPRVVVAAPGSGHGKTTVATGLLAALRERLGKVAGFKVGPDYIDPGYHAVATGAPGRNLDPVLVGESRVAPLFAHGAEGADLSVVEGVMGLFDGRLGSVDEVPPYGSTAHVASLLDAPVVLVVDAKGQSQSVAALLHGFRAFQPGLRLGGVIFNRVGSARHEGILREAARSVGINVLGVLARADELHVPSRHLGLVTAAEHGERADDAVAGMARIVTSGVDLDAVAALAASASGMSVEPWRPETAIGDSELTAGSPRVAVAGGSAFTFGYTEHVELLRAAGAEVTVVDPLRDERLPAGTSGLILPGGFPEQYVADLSANEGLRHDIASRVADGLPVHAECAGLLYLARSLDGYPLCGVLDVDARMSPRLTLGYREAVAASDSVLFHEGSRVSGHEFHRTVLTRTAGENPAWFWRDDGVVTEGFVRDRLHASYLHTHPVAIPGAIARFVRECSR